One window of the Actinomyces wuliandei genome contains the following:
- a CDS encoding type I polyketide synthase, with translation MTAHTAPTTPNASASVADRLGSAAEPFVVTFGGQATPWRSTLEDLVGLDRQLAATLTSVDDAVATCLAPVATDLLTVTPRGARLLDEAASPVAPEQRSKADGADVSVPGILMAQHAVLASLPAAGVNLVDTPAAAALGHSQGVLAVALLEAMQQVGKDTGRGGPHQEVVQVHAVARLIGAAAARATRRLDLGTVGESTPMLSVRGVPRTVLDSVLERVSGSERIAVGVTNGPQAHILSGRPADLERVVTALEAAAEHSAKARRERRRGGAVLSPVTEFLATSVPFHTPLLAAAVDDVAAWAGTCGLDQTLARDLAQAVLTDPVDWPSLVSSALEAGEGGTRVRTVLDLGPGHVTVRLTERVVAGTGTTVVAAGTAKDIDDLDRPGAAPAPSVDRSRFAPRLTRLPDGRLTLDTAFTRLTGRSAVLLAGMTPTTVDPAIVAAAANAGYWAELAGGGQATATVLAGNLSGLEQALEPGRTAAFNAMFMDRYLWNLHLGTQRLLSKARAGGAPVDGIVISAGIPELEEATALLERLHGEGFPYVAFKPGTVDQIRQVLAIAQAVPQSPVIMQVEDGHAGGHHSWEDLDTMLLATYDAIRAVSNVVLVVGGGIGTPSKAADYLTGRWALAYGTAAAPVDGVMVGTAAMTCLEARTNDDVKQLLVDTPGIPEDSGVEGGWVASGDSVGGMTSGLSHLRADLYEIDNSSARASRLIQELAGDEEAMARRREEMITALSKTAKPYFGDVEELTYLEWASRYAELCVSPHEGRSATLEDWADEGWYDRFLDLLHRVEARLTQADHGEVPTLFAGYDDVIDADAALAALAQRYPAAATTRVEPVDAAWFVDLCRKHPKPVPFVPVLDADILRWWGTDSLWQSQDPRYTADQVRIIPGPVAVAGITTVNEPVGDLLGRFETAAVEALQAADATQQEAAGRLGVGSRAEVMTSSPVTDATELVRATPHVLWNGHLTINPATVLAEDAYTVVARPDLAEDAYDLDIRLDTHWDSTPGGDAVHAVRRLVVPLRLARAWDGAAPLVDPERISETMNDLLRATAGVGAVSVTGDHVDHLPEVRPALPGATDALGRPVTQDFGTIHGSFTLAPTLGHDHASVTADALPADLSAAPLVPDALLGPCWPVVYAALGSVVEDGMPLIEGLLGAVHLDHTVDLHLTLHQLTQAASTSPTINVTGWVDALEDSSAGRVVDVRLELVNASDGTLVALMRERFAVRGRASGTDIPTAPDPAGGTGRPTAASARRILRRATVTAPADMTAFARVTGDFNPIHTSYNAAKVAGMDAPLVHGMWLSATAQQVAAATAADGTRHVLAGWTYVMTGPVDLLDEVEITVERTGLVVGGGYVLEAVCRVRGEVVSRGTAVTVPEPTAYIYPGQGIQTTGMGLDERTSSKAAREVWERADAHTRAELGFSVINLVRDNPTEMTARGTTYRHPEGLLNLTQFTQVALAVVAMATTARLAEAGALVEGAAFAGHSLGEYTALSSYGRVMPVETTISIVFQRGSTMHSLVPRDDDGASSYRMGALRPNQAGIKADEVEDYVASISRETGEFLQIVNYNLAGVQYAVAGTIKGLDALAADCRARATARGGKNPFMFVPGIDVPFHSEVLRPGVPEFRERLLELVPTDLDVERLVGHYVPNLVARPFALTQDFARSILDVVPSQPVEDALADWDSWTSRPSELARLLLVELLAWQFASPVRWIETQDVLLSSPQEGGLGTEHVVEVGLASSPTLANLATNTLRLPQHAGRHVTVHNVRRDEARVLATDTDPAVDLGATEAEEPGTAEGPQSSAEPADQAAEPAATPQPAQGEPVPATQPTPSPSPAPAASGPVEDLSFTATDALTVLLAHAARILPSQIGATDTTETLTNGVSSRRNQLLMDLGTELELASIDGAADADMTALASTVAKGAPGYKAFGPVLTEAIRSGLSRILGPSGVRASRVADRVTSTWGLGPGWVSHVTAAIFLGTREGASMRGEDLATLGSSAPLTSASAVDALIDSAVQAVASDHGVSVSMPSAGGAGGGAVVDSAALDAFAATVTGEEGVLATTARTLLDALGLADKTGVPADAGDEAARTQAALEALDAELGSGWVKSVTPAFTPERAVLVDDRWATAREDLARLGSGETDLEASRDTLVPGRYTGLGQAVADQAAWWARTLRDTDLPDRAERAALAEAIGQAAATRPQPQDATVRWAQDVAVVTGVAPGSIAAAVVGELLAGGATVVATSSRLTHERLAFATSLYRDHAAAGARLWMVPANLSSYRDVDALAQWIGNEQVVTSGGSTTVVKEALVPTLLFPFAAPRVSGTLADAGPGAESQARLLLWSMERTIAALSAIGTDTHVDHRLHVVLPGSPNRGTFGGDGAYGEVKAALDAVVTRWSSERDWSQRVTLAHPRIGWVRGTGLMGGNDSLVAAVEAAGVRTWSTQEMAVELTGLCSPQVRSQAATAPVQADLTGGLGDGFDLVALRETAAAQAREAAPAAELPATIKALPTPVVPTQPTAPDWGEVDATLEDMVVVVSTGEVSTWGSARTRREAELGMTGGEDVELTAAGVLELAWGMGLLTWQDSPKAGWYDTEGELVEESDVLERYRDEVVARCGIREFVDDGVIAPVADEEVAVYLDHDITLTVPDEATARTIEVSDPEHTLVAPDPETGEWTVTRLVGSLARVPRRAALSRTVGGQFPRDFDPQRWGIPASMVQGMDIMASWNLVTAVDAFLSAGFTPAELLAAVHPSDVASTQGTGFGGMESMRKMFVGRLLGEERPSDILQEALPNVVAAHVMQSYVGGYGSMVQPVSACATAAVSIEEGWDKIALGKADVVVAGAIDDISIESVVGFGDMSATAEAAAMRAKGISDRHFSRANDRRRGGFVEAEGGGTVILARGSVAARLGLPVAGVVGFVSSYADGAHTSIPAPGLGALGAGRGGPGSRLARALAALGVEADDIAVVSKHDTSTGANDPNESELHTRLARALGRSEGNPLVAVSQKTITGHAKGGAAVFQVSGLAEILATGVAPGNASLDVVDAPLERDAFWVWPRTPIRLAGRGGQTGRVPGAGPVRAGLLTSLGFGHVSGLIALVHPGAFEAALRQEGGQEAVEAWLASANARLAAGTRRRRAGMIGRALLFEPVQGRRLGEETTWRDPHEVEAAMLLDPQARLGADGVYHAGEVPEED, from the coding sequence ATGACCGCGCACACAGCACCGACCACGCCCAACGCCTCCGCCTCCGTCGCAGACAGGCTGGGCTCCGCAGCAGAACCCTTCGTCGTCACCTTTGGTGGCCAGGCGACTCCCTGGCGATCCACGCTGGAGGACCTTGTCGGCCTGGATCGTCAGCTGGCTGCCACACTGACGTCGGTAGACGACGCCGTGGCGACCTGCCTGGCACCGGTGGCCACCGACCTGCTCACTGTCACCCCGCGCGGTGCCCGTCTCCTGGACGAGGCAGCCTCTCCTGTCGCTCCGGAACAGCGCTCCAAGGCCGACGGCGCCGACGTCTCCGTACCGGGCATCCTCATGGCCCAGCACGCGGTCCTGGCCTCCCTGCCAGCCGCAGGCGTGAACCTGGTCGACACTCCCGCTGCCGCTGCCCTGGGCCACTCCCAGGGGGTGCTGGCGGTCGCCCTCCTGGAGGCAATGCAGCAGGTCGGCAAGGACACCGGCCGGGGCGGGCCCCACCAGGAGGTCGTGCAGGTGCACGCCGTCGCCAGGCTCATCGGTGCCGCCGCTGCCCGGGCGACACGGCGCCTCGACCTGGGGACCGTGGGGGAGTCCACCCCGATGCTCTCGGTACGTGGGGTACCCCGGACGGTGCTGGACAGCGTCCTGGAGCGGGTCTCCGGCTCGGAGCGGATCGCTGTCGGGGTGACCAACGGCCCCCAGGCTCACATCCTGTCGGGGCGGCCCGCCGACCTGGAGCGGGTGGTCACCGCCCTGGAGGCCGCGGCCGAGCACAGCGCCAAGGCCCGTCGGGAGCGTCGTCGCGGCGGCGCTGTGCTGAGCCCGGTGACCGAGTTCCTGGCGACGTCAGTTCCCTTCCACACCCCGCTGCTGGCTGCCGCCGTCGACGACGTCGCCGCGTGGGCCGGCACCTGCGGGCTGGACCAGACCCTGGCCCGTGACCTGGCCCAGGCGGTGCTGACCGACCCAGTTGACTGGCCGTCCCTCGTCTCCAGCGCGCTGGAGGCTGGCGAGGGGGGCACGCGGGTGCGCACAGTGCTGGACCTGGGGCCTGGTCATGTGACCGTGCGCCTGACTGAGAGGGTCGTCGCCGGCACCGGGACCACCGTGGTGGCCGCAGGCACAGCCAAGGACATCGACGACCTGGACCGGCCCGGAGCTGCTCCCGCACCGAGCGTGGACCGCTCCCGCTTCGCCCCGCGACTGACCCGGCTGCCTGACGGCCGCCTCACACTGGATACCGCCTTCACGAGGCTGACCGGCCGCAGCGCCGTCCTCCTGGCCGGGATGACACCCACCACCGTGGATCCTGCCATCGTCGCGGCGGCGGCCAACGCGGGCTACTGGGCGGAGCTGGCCGGCGGCGGCCAGGCCACCGCCACGGTCCTGGCCGGCAACCTGTCGGGCCTGGAGCAGGCCCTGGAGCCGGGGCGGACCGCTGCGTTCAACGCGATGTTCATGGACCGCTACCTGTGGAACCTGCACCTGGGGACCCAGCGGCTGCTGTCCAAGGCCCGTGCCGGGGGTGCCCCGGTGGACGGCATCGTCATCTCCGCCGGGATCCCCGAGCTGGAGGAGGCGACCGCACTTCTGGAGCGTCTCCACGGCGAAGGTTTCCCCTACGTGGCCTTCAAGCCGGGAACCGTTGACCAGATCCGGCAGGTCCTGGCCATCGCCCAGGCCGTCCCGCAGTCCCCGGTCATCATGCAGGTCGAGGACGGCCACGCCGGGGGCCACCACTCGTGGGAGGACCTGGACACGATGCTCCTGGCCACCTACGACGCCATCCGGGCCGTGAGCAACGTGGTCCTCGTCGTCGGTGGCGGTATCGGCACCCCGTCCAAGGCCGCTGACTACCTCACCGGGCGCTGGGCCCTGGCCTACGGCACGGCCGCTGCCCCCGTGGACGGGGTCATGGTCGGCACGGCCGCCATGACCTGCCTGGAGGCGCGGACCAACGACGACGTCAAGCAGCTCCTCGTCGACACCCCCGGGATCCCGGAGGACTCCGGAGTCGAGGGAGGCTGGGTCGCCTCGGGCGACTCCGTGGGGGGGATGACCTCAGGCCTGTCCCACCTGCGCGCCGACCTCTACGAGATCGACAACTCCTCCGCCCGCGCCTCACGGCTCATCCAGGAGCTGGCCGGGGACGAGGAGGCCATGGCGCGGCGCCGCGAGGAGATGATCACCGCGCTGTCCAAGACAGCCAAGCCCTACTTCGGCGACGTCGAGGAGCTGACCTACCTGGAGTGGGCCTCCCGCTACGCCGAGCTGTGCGTGTCACCGCACGAGGGACGGTCGGCCACCCTGGAGGACTGGGCTGACGAGGGCTGGTACGACCGTTTCCTCGACCTGCTCCACCGCGTCGAGGCCCGTCTCACCCAGGCTGACCACGGCGAGGTCCCCACCCTGTTCGCCGGGTACGACGACGTCATCGACGCCGACGCCGCCCTGGCCGCCCTGGCCCAGCGCTACCCGGCCGCTGCCACGACACGGGTGGAGCCGGTCGACGCCGCCTGGTTCGTCGACCTGTGCCGCAAGCACCCCAAGCCGGTCCCCTTTGTGCCGGTCCTGGACGCCGACATCTTGCGGTGGTGGGGCACCGACTCCCTGTGGCAGTCCCAGGACCCCCGCTACACGGCCGACCAGGTCCGCATCATCCCTGGACCTGTGGCCGTCGCGGGCATCACGACCGTCAACGAGCCGGTTGGCGACCTGCTGGGACGGTTCGAGACCGCGGCCGTGGAGGCACTGCAGGCCGCCGACGCGACCCAGCAGGAGGCTGCTGGGCGCCTGGGTGTCGGCAGCAGGGCCGAGGTCATGACCTCCTCACCGGTCACCGACGCCACCGAGCTGGTCCGGGCCACCCCTCACGTGCTGTGGAACGGGCACCTCACCATCAACCCGGCCACGGTGCTGGCCGAGGACGCCTACACGGTCGTGGCCCGTCCGGACCTGGCCGAGGACGCCTACGACCTCGACATCCGCCTGGACACCCACTGGGACTCCACCCCTGGCGGGGACGCCGTGCACGCGGTGCGCCGTCTCGTCGTCCCGCTGCGCCTGGCCCGGGCCTGGGACGGTGCCGCGCCCCTGGTGGACCCCGAGCGGATCTCGGAGACCATGAACGACCTGCTGCGCGCCACGGCCGGCGTGGGCGCGGTCTCTGTCACCGGTGACCACGTGGACCACCTGCCCGAGGTCCGCCCAGCCCTGCCGGGGGCCACCGACGCCCTGGGACGCCCGGTGACGCAGGACTTCGGGACCATCCACGGCTCCTTCACCCTGGCTCCGACCCTGGGCCACGACCACGCCTCGGTCACTGCCGACGCGCTGCCTGCGGACCTCTCTGCGGCGCCACTGGTTCCCGACGCGCTCCTGGGACCCTGCTGGCCCGTTGTCTACGCCGCGCTGGGCTCGGTGGTCGAGGACGGCATGCCTCTCATTGAGGGTCTTCTTGGCGCGGTCCACCTCGACCACACGGTGGATCTTCACCTCACTCTGCACCAGCTGACGCAGGCTGCCTCCACCAGCCCGACCATCAACGTCACCGGGTGGGTCGACGCCCTGGAGGACTCCAGCGCCGGCCGGGTGGTGGACGTGCGCCTGGAGCTGGTCAACGCCTCCGACGGCACCCTCGTGGCGCTCATGCGGGAGCGCTTCGCTGTCCGCGGCCGAGCCTCGGGAACTGACATCCCCACTGCTCCGGATCCCGCTGGTGGCACCGGGCGTCCCACCGCTGCCTCCGCCCGCCGTATCCTGCGCCGTGCCACGGTGACCGCACCGGCAGACATGACGGCTTTCGCCCGGGTGACCGGCGACTTCAACCCGATCCACACCTCCTACAACGCCGCCAAGGTGGCGGGCATGGACGCACCTCTCGTCCACGGCATGTGGCTGTCCGCCACCGCCCAGCAGGTAGCGGCCGCCACCGCCGCCGACGGGACGCGCCACGTCCTGGCGGGATGGACCTATGTCATGACCGGCCCGGTCGACCTCCTGGACGAGGTCGAGATCACCGTGGAGCGCACCGGCCTGGTGGTCGGTGGCGGCTACGTGCTGGAGGCGGTCTGCCGCGTGCGCGGGGAGGTCGTCTCCCGGGGTACGGCCGTGACCGTGCCTGAGCCGACCGCCTACATCTACCCCGGACAGGGCATCCAGACCACCGGCATGGGCCTGGACGAGCGCACCTCCTCCAAGGCCGCCCGTGAGGTCTGGGAGAGGGCTGACGCCCACACCCGCGCCGAGCTCGGTTTCTCCGTCATCAACCTGGTGCGGGACAACCCCACGGAGATGACCGCCCGGGGGACGACCTACCGCCACCCTGAGGGACTGCTCAACCTCACCCAGTTCACCCAGGTGGCCCTGGCTGTCGTGGCCATGGCGACCACTGCGCGCCTGGCCGAGGCCGGAGCCCTCGTGGAGGGTGCGGCCTTCGCCGGCCACTCGCTGGGGGAGTACACGGCGCTGAGCTCCTACGGGCGCGTCATGCCGGTGGAGACCACGATCTCCATCGTCTTCCAGCGCGGCTCCACCATGCACTCCCTGGTCCCCAGGGACGACGACGGCGCCTCCAGCTACCGGATGGGTGCCCTGCGCCCCAACCAGGCCGGGATCAAGGCCGACGAGGTCGAGGACTACGTGGCCTCGATCTCCCGGGAGACGGGGGAGTTCCTCCAGATCGTCAACTACAACCTCGCGGGCGTGCAGTACGCGGTTGCGGGCACGATCAAGGGCCTGGACGCGCTGGCTGCGGACTGCCGGGCCAGGGCCACGGCTCGGGGCGGCAAGAACCCCTTCATGTTCGTGCCCGGCATCGACGTGCCCTTCCACTCCGAGGTGCTGCGTCCCGGCGTGCCAGAGTTCCGCGAGCGGCTCCTGGAGCTGGTCCCCACCGACCTGGACGTCGAGCGGCTCGTGGGCCACTACGTGCCTAACCTCGTGGCCCGGCCCTTCGCCCTGACCCAGGACTTCGCCCGCTCGATCCTGGACGTGGTGCCCTCCCAGCCTGTCGAGGACGCCCTGGCGGACTGGGACTCGTGGACCTCGCGCCCCAGCGAGCTGGCCCGTCTGCTGCTGGTGGAGCTCCTGGCCTGGCAGTTCGCCTCACCGGTGCGCTGGATCGAGACCCAGGACGTGCTGCTGTCCTCCCCGCAGGAGGGCGGGCTAGGCACTGAGCACGTCGTCGAGGTCGGCCTGGCCAGCTCACCGACCCTGGCCAACCTGGCGACCAACACCCTGCGTCTGCCTCAGCACGCGGGCCGCCACGTCACCGTGCACAACGTACGGCGTGACGAGGCCCGGGTCCTGGCTACCGACACCGACCCCGCCGTGGACCTCGGCGCCACCGAGGCGGAGGAGCCCGGTACCGCTGAGGGCCCGCAGTCCTCCGCTGAGCCTGCTGACCAGGCTGCGGAGCCTGCTGCCACACCGCAGCCCGCACAGGGGGAGCCGGTGCCCGCCACGCAGCCGACGCCGTCACCCTCGCCAGCGCCTGCCGCCTCCGGTCCGGTGGAGGACCTCTCCTTCACAGCGACCGACGCGCTGACCGTGCTCCTGGCCCACGCCGCCCGGATCCTGCCCTCTCAGATCGGCGCGACGGACACCACCGAGACGCTGACCAACGGGGTCTCCTCGCGGCGCAACCAGCTGCTCATGGACCTGGGCACCGAGCTGGAGCTGGCCTCCATCGACGGCGCGGCTGACGCAGACATGACGGCGTTGGCCAGCACGGTCGCCAAGGGGGCTCCCGGCTACAAGGCCTTCGGCCCGGTGCTCACCGAGGCGATCCGCTCGGGCCTGTCGCGGATCCTGGGACCCTCGGGCGTGCGCGCCTCCCGCGTGGCCGACCGGGTCACCTCCACCTGGGGGCTGGGACCCGGCTGGGTCTCCCACGTCACCGCCGCAATCTTCCTGGGGACCCGGGAGGGCGCCTCCATGAGGGGCGAGGACCTGGCCACGCTGGGTTCCTCCGCACCCCTGACCTCGGCCTCTGCGGTGGATGCGCTCATTGACTCCGCCGTGCAGGCGGTCGCCAGCGACCACGGTGTCAGCGTATCCATGCCCAGCGCCGGTGGTGCCGGTGGGGGGGCCGTCGTGGACTCCGCCGCCCTGGACGCCTTCGCTGCCACGGTGACTGGGGAGGAGGGGGTCCTAGCCACCACCGCGCGCACCCTCCTGGACGCCCTGGGGCTGGCCGACAAGACTGGTGTGCCAGCCGACGCCGGTGACGAGGCGGCCCGTACCCAGGCGGCCCTGGAGGCGCTGGACGCCGAGCTCGGCTCCGGCTGGGTGAAGTCCGTGACCCCGGCCTTCACGCCCGAGCGGGCCGTGCTTGTTGACGACCGCTGGGCTACCGCCCGTGAGGACCTCGCCCGCCTGGGCTCGGGGGAGACCGACCTGGAGGCCTCCCGAGACACCTTGGTGCCGGGACGCTACACGGGCCTGGGCCAGGCCGTGGCCGACCAGGCGGCCTGGTGGGCTCGTACCCTGCGGGACACGGACCTGCCCGACCGTGCCGAGCGAGCCGCCCTTGCCGAGGCCATCGGCCAGGCTGCCGCGACCAGACCGCAGCCCCAGGACGCCACGGTCCGCTGGGCGCAGGACGTCGCCGTGGTCACCGGTGTGGCGCCGGGCTCCATCGCGGCGGCCGTCGTGGGCGAGCTGCTGGCCGGGGGAGCGACCGTGGTCGCCACCAGCTCACGGCTGACCCACGAGCGCCTCGCCTTCGCCACCTCGCTCTACCGCGACCACGCGGCGGCCGGGGCCCGGCTGTGGATGGTTCCCGCGAACCTGTCCTCCTACCGGGACGTGGACGCCCTGGCCCAGTGGATCGGCAACGAGCAGGTGGTCACCTCCGGCGGAAGCACGACTGTCGTCAAGGAGGCCCTGGTTCCCACGCTCCTGTTCCCCTTCGCCGCACCACGGGTGAGCGGGACCCTGGCTGACGCGGGTCCTGGGGCGGAGTCCCAGGCCCGGCTGCTGCTGTGGAGCATGGAGCGCACCATCGCCGCGCTCAGCGCCATCGGCACTGACACCCATGTGGACCACCGTCTGCACGTGGTCCTGCCCGGATCGCCCAACCGCGGGACCTTCGGTGGGGACGGTGCCTACGGCGAGGTCAAGGCGGCCCTGGACGCCGTGGTCACCCGCTGGTCCTCCGAGCGGGACTGGTCCCAGCGGGTCACACTGGCCCACCCGCGTATCGGGTGGGTCCGGGGCACCGGGCTCATGGGGGGCAACGACTCTCTGGTGGCCGCCGTGGAGGCCGCCGGGGTGCGCACCTGGTCCACCCAGGAGATGGCCGTCGAGCTGACCGGGCTGTGCAGCCCGCAGGTCCGGTCCCAGGCTGCCACGGCCCCAGTCCAGGCTGACCTGACCGGCGGCCTGGGTGACGGCTTCGACCTCGTGGCCCTGCGCGAGACCGCAGCCGCTCAGGCGCGGGAAGCCGCCCCGGCTGCTGAGCTGCCCGCGACGATCAAGGCCCTGCCCACCCCCGTGGTACCCACCCAGCCCACCGCCCCGGACTGGGGTGAGGTGGACGCCACCCTGGAGGACATGGTCGTCGTGGTCTCCACCGGTGAGGTCTCCACCTGGGGCTCGGCCCGCACGCGCCGTGAGGCCGAGCTGGGGATGACCGGGGGCGAGGACGTCGAGCTGACCGCTGCGGGTGTGCTCGAGCTCGCCTGGGGCATGGGCCTGCTCACCTGGCAGGACAGCCCCAAGGCTGGCTGGTACGACACCGAGGGCGAGCTGGTCGAGGAGTCCGACGTCCTGGAGCGCTACCGTGATGAGGTGGTGGCTCGTTGCGGCATCCGCGAGTTCGTCGACGACGGCGTCATCGCGCCGGTGGCCGACGAGGAGGTCGCCGTCTACCTGGACCACGACATCACCCTGACCGTGCCCGACGAGGCCACCGCCCGCACGATCGAGGTCTCCGACCCTGAGCACACCCTGGTGGCACCCGACCCTGAGACAGGGGAGTGGACAGTCACCCGCCTGGTGGGGTCCCTGGCTCGCGTGCCCCGCAGGGCTGCCCTGTCGCGGACGGTGGGTGGTCAGTTCCCGCGTGACTTCGACCCGCAGCGCTGGGGCATCCCCGCCTCCATGGTCCAGGGCATGGACATCATGGCCTCCTGGAACCTGGTGACGGCGGTGGACGCCTTCCTGTCGGCAGGGTTCACCCCTGCCGAGCTGCTGGCTGCGGTGCACCCCTCCGACGTGGCCTCCACACAGGGCACCGGCTTCGGTGGGATGGAGTCCATGCGCAAGATGTTCGTGGGTCGTCTCCTGGGTGAGGAGCGCCCCAGCGACATCCTCCAGGAGGCGCTGCCCAACGTCGTGGCGGCCCACGTCATGCAGTCCTACGTGGGCGGCTACGGGTCCATGGTCCAGCCGGTCTCGGCCTGTGCCACCGCTGCCGTCTCCATTGAGGAGGGGTGGGACAAGATCGCCCTGGGCAAGGCCGACGTGGTCGTGGCCGGAGCCATTGACGACATCTCCATCGAGTCGGTGGTGGGCTTCGGCGACATGAGTGCCACGGCGGAGGCCGCCGCCATGCGGGCCAAGGGCATCTCTGACCGCCACTTCTCCCGAGCCAACGACCGCCGCCGTGGCGGCTTCGTGGAGGCTGAGGGCGGAGGCACCGTCATCCTTGCGCGCGGGTCGGTCGCGGCCCGCCTGGGTCTGCCCGTGGCTGGCGTGGTCGGATTCGTCTCCTCCTACGCCGACGGCGCCCACACCTCGATCCCCGCTCCTGGCCTGGGGGCGCTGGGGGCCGGGCGCGGGGGGCCGGGCTCGCGCCTGGCGCGGGCGCTGGCCGCCCTGGGCGTGGAGGCTGACGACATCGCCGTGGTCTCCAAGCACGACACCTCCACCGGTGCCAACGACCCCAACGAGTCCGAGCTGCACACGCGCCTGGCGCGCGCGCTGGGGCGCAGCGAGGGCAACCCGCTGGTGGCCGTGTCCCAGAAGACCATCACCGGTCACGCCAAGGGAGGGGCCGCAGTCTTCCAGGTCTCCGGCCTGGCGGAGATCCTCGCCACCGGCGTGGCACCGGGCAACGCCTCCCTGGACGTCGTGGACGCTCCCCTGGAGCGCGACGCCTTCTGGGTGTGGCCGCGCACCCCGATCCGCCTGGCGGGCCGGGGCGGGCAGACCGGCCGGGTCCCGGGTGCGGGACCGGTGCGCGCCGGCCTGCTCACCTCGCTGGGCTTCGGCCACGTCTCCGGGCTCATCGCCCTGGTCCACCCCGGAGCCTTCGAGGCCGCGCTGCGCCAGGAGGGTGGCCAGGAGGCGGTGGAGGCCTGGCTGGCCTCGGCCAACGCCCGCCTGGCTGCCGGAACGCGCCGCCGCCGTGCGGGCATGATCGGCCGGGCACTGCTGTTCGAGCCGGTGCAGGGCCGTCGCCTGGGCGAGGAGACCACGTGGCGTGACCCCCACGAGGTCGAGGCCGCCATGCTGCTGGACCCGCAGGCCCGGCTGGGCGCCGACGGCGTCTACCACGCCGGGGAGGTGCCTGAGGAGGACTGA